The nucleotide sequence CTCGCGGGCCCGCGGCGGTATGGACGAGACCGCGGATACCGCTGGTGGAAAACAGGAAGATCAACGGCCTGGAATCGCTGGTATTGATGGTCGACTACGCGAACGGCATCAGCGCGGAGCTCGATATCACGAAGTGGACATTCGTCCCGGTGGACCTGATCGTAGGCGTCTACCGCCAGCCCGAAGGGGAGTGGGTCGGGATGGATGCGCGAACGGTCATGGAAGGTGAAGGGATCGGACAGACATCCACTACTCTTTTCGACGCCAGGGGGAAGCTGGGCCGGAGCATCCATTCCCTGTTCATCAGGCCGAGATAGCTATTTGAGGTGGGCGGAGATATTTTATCGAATAAAATCCCGTCTCATGTATACTAATGAGGAATAACTATCGAATGCGGCAGCGGGCAGCTATACGTACCCACCTGGATCGATTCCTCAAGACGGATGGGAGACGACATGACGCGTTCCTGTAGAACACGCCGGAATATCAATTACTATGCAGGGCTTTGGATCTTGATGGCGACCGCCCTGGTCGCGGGCTGCACCGGGTCGTCGACCGGCAAGTCCGGAGTGAACATGGACCACGTGCTTCCTTCCGGCGCTTCCGTCCCAGGGTGGCTGACCGTTCCTTCCGGCGGGACGCACGCCTCGGCCGCCACGCAGGATTTCATCGCCACCAACGGGAGCAGCGGCTGCGCGGAGTGCCACGGCCCGGACCTCGCCGGCGGGGTCTCCCGCACGTCGTGCTACGGTAACCCGGCCGGCTGCCACCACGGACCGGCGGCGGGGTGGTCGGGCCCCTCGGTGCACGGGGCGGAGGCGAAGAAAGCTCCGGGGAACTCGGGGTTCGCCTCCTGCCAGATCTGCCACGGGAGCGACTTCTCCGGCCGCCTGACGGCCCCTGGGTGCGCCTCCTGCCACGGCGTCCCCGCGCCGCACCCTGCGGCGCCGTGGCGCGGCGCTACGTTCAGCCACGCGGATACGAACGGCGCGAACGCATCGGTGTGCGCGCGGTGCCATCTCCAGGGTTCGCCGAACAACCCGCATCTTCCCCCGTCGCCGGCCCCCGCGGGGACGGCTCCCGGCTGCTTCAATGGGACGATGTGCCACAACCAGGCCGGCCATCCCGCCGGGTGGGTCGCCGCCCCCCCCGCGGCACAGCCGCACGGCGATGCGGCCAAGACGGACGGCACGGTACCCGGACAGGGATTCCCGGGCTGCCAGGCATGCCATGGAAACGATTTCGCCGGCGGCGCTTCGAACGTGTCGTGCCTGGTCTGCCACGGGGTGGCCGCTCCGCACGCGCCGAAGCCGTGGCGCTCCTCCGCGGGCACCACGTACACCCACACGAACATATCCGAGCCGGGAAACGCGCCCGTGTGCTACACCTGCCACGCTTTCACGGGGACGGCTAACCCCCGGAATCCGCATCCTCCCCCTTCGCCGGCCCCCGCGGGGACGGCTCCCGGCTGCTTCAACGGGACGATGTGTCACAACCAGGCGGTTCCCCACCCGGTGGGGGGCCTCTGGTTCGCGTTCCCTCCCGCCCCGCAGGAGCACGGCAACGCCGCAAAAGCGACGCCGTCCGCGACGACCGGTTTTGCGTATTGCCAGGTCTGCCACGGGACCGGGACGAACTTCGACGGCGGTTCGTCGGGGGTCTCCTGCTTCACCACCTGCCACTTCGTGTCCGCTCCGGGACCGGTGGGCGTTCCGAACCCGCCGCACCCGGCGCAGTGGAATTCCTTCGACACGTACAAGCACAGCACCACCGACGCGGGGAACGCCGCCGTTTGCGCGCTTTGCCACCAGTCCGCCGCGGGAACCCCCGGCTGCTTCAACAACACCTTGTGCCACGGGGCGGCCGGCGCCGCGCATCAGGTGCCGTTCAACAACGCGTCCCACTACTCGGTGACAGCCGGGACGTTCCCCGGGAGCTGCAGCGCCTGCCACGACGTCGCCGCGCCGTCTTCGAAGACCGGGCCCGTCTGCCGGTCGTGCCACGCCGCTGCCTCGCCGCTCGCGGCGGCCGCGTGCACCTCCTGCCACGCCAGCCCGCCGGACGGCGGGGCGGGGACGTACGCGAACGTCGCCGGGGCGCATGCCGTGCATCTCGCCCTGAACGGCGGGGGGAGCCCCGTCTCCTGCGACACGTGCCATAACGGCCTCGGGCCCAGCCTCGCGAACCTGAACCATTACAACCGCGCGAAGAACCGGGTGCCGCCCGGGGACGTGGCGTTCCCGGCCACCTACAACGCGCAATCCGGGGCGTCTTCGTTCGACAACTCCGCGGCGCTCGCCTGTTCGAACGTGAGCTGCCACGGGGGGCAGGCGACGCCCAACTGGCAGACCGGCGCGCTGAACGTGAACACCCAGTGCACGAACTGCCACACGGACGGCACGACGTTCCAGTTCAACGGTCCGACCTCGAACGACCACAACCGCGGCCCGCACCGGGCCGCCGCCTGCACGGATTGCCACAACACCGCCACGCTCGCGGTGAATCATTTCACCAACCTCTCCACCACCGCGCTGGAGGGTCCGGCGTCCGCGACCATCGGGGGCGCGGGCACGCAGATCATCTCGTACACGCCGGCGAACCGTTCGTGCACCCCGACCTGCCACGGGAACGAGAACTGGTAGGAGGATGGCGGGATTCGAAGATTACAACTTCATCCGCGCCGCGCCGCCTCGATTGCAGCGATGTCGATCCTTTTCATCTCCATCATCGCATCGAACGCGCGTTTGGCGGCAGCGGGATCGGGATCGGATATCGCTTCGATCAGAGCGATCGGCGTAATCTGCCAGGACAGGCCCCATTTGTCCTTGCACCAGCCGCAGTCACTCTCTTCGCCGCCGTTGCCGACGATGGCGTTCCAGTAACGATCCGTTTCGGCCTGGTCAGCGGTTGCGACCTGAAACGAGAACGCCAAGTTGTGCTTGACCCCGGGTCCGCCATTGAGCCCGAGGCAGGGAATTCCCATCACGGTAAACTCGACCGTCAACACATCCCCTTTCTTTCCTGACGGATAGTCCCCCGGCGCGAGGAACACCGCGCCAACGGATGAATCGGGAAAGGTCTCGGCATAAAATCGCGCTGCTTCCTCGGCGTCGCCATCGTACCAAAGGCAAATCGTATTCTTTGCCGGCTTATTCATGTCACTCCTCCTGGTCTATGGATCCGTCGCCTCACATGGCAACCTTCGCGGAACCGGATGGATCAGCCAGGACACCCGGAAATCACGCTCCCGAAAATCCCGACTTGTACATTAGATGCCCGGCCGGCCAGGCCATCTCCTTGGCGGCATGGTATTATTTCACTGAATTGCGATCTTCCTTTTTTCCCGACGGCATCCCGGAACCGAACCCTACGGCACAGGAGGCCCGGGGAGATGAAGCCCGCCCGCCGAAAACGATGGTTGATCCCCTTTCTTCTGCTGTCCCTCGCCGCCGTTGATCCCGCGTATTGCGAAAGCATCTGCGGCCAGTGGCGGAATGCCGGCGCCATGGTTCATGATCTGGAGAACGCCGGCAAACAGCTTTCGGCCCGACGAGACCTCCTGAAAAAGAAGGTGGAAGAGGGGCGGTCCCGGGCCGCCGCGCAACCCGGCAGCGAAGCGAAGATCCGGCAAATGGAGGAGGATGCGAGGCAGAAGGCCTTCGACAAGAAACGGGTGGAAAACGAACTGGCGGTCGACCGGCGCGAGGCGGCGAGACAGGACCCGTCCCGCCGTCGCGCCGAGGCGGAAGAAGCGAAACGTAAACTGCGGGGTGACAGGGAGAAACTGGCTCGAGTGGAGGCCGACATCCAATCCCGTCTGGGCAACGATCCAAAATTGGCCGACCTGCGCAAGGAGAGGGATTCGCTCCAGGGGGAGCATCGGAACCTGTTCGGGAACCAAACCCCGGATGATACCCTGGCGTTCCTCCGGACAAACCCCCATGGCTGCAACCGGGACCTCCAGAAAACGGATCTCTGCGAATATGCAAAGGCAATCGGCCGCCGGGAACACTTTAGCGACCAGACAGCATCGACCCCGTTCGGCATAGGGCTTGACGACAGAAATAAATGGCCGGATGTACGCTCGCTGGTGGATGGAGAAGCCCGGGAACGCGCCCGGTTGGCGGAGCTGGCCAGCCGGCTGATCAAGCGGAATGCGGAAATCGCGGAAGCCGAGAAACTCGCGGCGGGACCCGCACTCCTCCAGGAGCGGGACGGTCTCCGGTCTTCGATCGCCCGCGCGGAGTCGACCTCTGCGCAATCGCAGGAAAACCTTTCATCGGACGAGCGCTATTTCAAGACGCTCCAGGAGCGGATCGAGCAGGAGGAAAACGAGCTCGCCGCTCTGGCGCGGGAACTGGAGGACCTGGAGCGGGATCTGGCGCGGAGAAAAGCGGACCGGGCCTCCCTGCAAGCCGCCGAAGCGGAGCTTGGCCGGGTGGAGTCCGACCTGGAGAGGATAAACGAGGGGCTCGATGCCGCACGGCAGGAACGGGACGGCCGTGAGAAAGAGTTGCATTCGAGGGCCGCACTATTGGGAGCACTCACCGCCCAGGGGGGGGATTTGTACAATCAGGCCGTCGGCGCCCGAAAAGAGAACAACGCGGCGGCCTGTGAGCGATACCTTAAGGGCGCCCGGGATACCCTGGCGGATGCGACGCGAAGGTCCGCGGAAATCGAGTCCTGCCTGGATCCCTCCGTGCTAAAAAAGTTGACACTGGGTCGGCTTCAGGCGGACGCCGTCGACTGCCGCACCGGCAGCCCGCCGGCCGGCATGGTCAAAATGCCCGCTGTGAGAGGCATGGACTGGAAAAAAGCCGAGGAACTGTTGACAAGCCTCGGTTTCCGGGCGATTCGCTTCTCCGAACTTCTCGCGCCGGCAAAGGAAAGCGACAAGGGGAGGGCGATCAGCACATCGCCGCCGGCCGGCCAGGCGGTCCCGCCGGAGACCCCGGTCACAGTTTTCCTGTTCAACAAGAATTTCGAGGAGCCGGAGAAAGCGAAGGAGCGCGTCCAGGCGACCCTGACAGGCGGCGGCGACTGGGACAAGGAAGCGGGCAAAGCCCGGGTGTCGGCCGTCACCGTCAACGCGCAAGCGCCGGCCGCCCCGGCGGGCGGCACGTCCCCCCCCGACGGCATCCAGACGGACCGCGCCAAAGAGGTGGCTAACGAGGCGATCGCGCGGGGACCGAAGGCCGAACCGGTGATCACGCACGAGGGGATCGCGGGAGTAATGGGTACGGTTGCCGGCATCGCCGCCTCCAGGGACGTCCGCGGCAAAACGACCGGATACCCGACATCCCAGCCGGGCATCCGGGATATCGGGCAGGATCCTCTGCCGGGAGTGATCCCGTCGACGAAGACCGCTCCCGGGCGTGCAGCGGTGCCGGCTGGTAACGCCGGCGCGGGCAAGAGCGCAGACCAGACCATGAAATGCGCGTACCACAAACAAGGAAATGCGGGGGACGCCTATTACGTGGTGGAAACCCCGGGGAGCCCCAAGGGATACATAATCCACAAGGTATGGGACCCTCCCCGGGGAGACGCCGACCGGATGATGTGCGGCACCCAGCGGGGCGCCATGAAAAAATGTCTCCAGGGCACATACGGCCCGTCGGTGGTGGTGCTGGGACCGTTCTCCGGTGAAGACCTTGCGATGCAAACCGCAAAAGGGAGGTGCCGGTGACGCCATGACCCGGAAACCGCCCGTCCTGGCCATCGCCGCGCTCCTTTCTTCGCTCCTGCTCTCCTGCGCCCCGGCGCCTCCCCGTGCGGGCCCGGGGGCGAACGTCCCGGAAGGGACCCTGGAGGGGCGGGCCGTGACGGCCAAAATTGATTTGCCGCTGCACAAGGGGATGCTGGTCTACGGAAACGGGGAGATCGATTTCGCGGTGTACAGGGTGAAGCTGGAGTCGCTGGGCTCCTCGATCCGGCGCTACGAGCGGGCGCGGATCACGCAGGTAAAGAAAAAGGGGAACCAGTTGCAGATCCGCCTGAACTCCGGCGGCCGGACGCCGGGACTGGCCGGCAGGAACGAGCTCAGGTGGATCCTACCGGAGCAGATGAACTCCCTGGGCACCCTGATCCTCGTCGATTACGGGCATCCTCCGACCTTGGCAGACATGCAGCCGGCGAGCGTGGCCCGCGTCCTCCGGGACGTTCTGGAGATCGACGGCGTGAGCGCGCCGCCGGCGGCCGCGCCATCGGCCGCCCCCGCGACCCCCGACCCGCCTCCCGGGGCCAGGATCCTTTCGGTGGAGGCCCGGCCGAGCCGCGTGGCGCGCGGAAAGGAACTGGACCTCGCCGTCCATTTCGAGGTCAAGGGGGCGTCGACCGGGCAGCCGCTCGGCCTGACGATCCACCGCCAGCTCTATCGGGGAGAGGACCCGCTGTTTTCCGCACCGAGGACCCAGCAGGGCCACTGGTCGACAGGCGTGCACTCCGCCCACTTCGCTTTCACGGTACCCTCGACCGCCGGTCCCGGATTGTATCGGTTCAAGGGATGGGTATCCCATAACGGAAAAGATGAAACCGTGGAAGCGTTGTTCGAAGTGATCGCGGGCGGAGATTGACCCAGCGCGATCGACAGGCAACCGGCGGATCAGGCGATCAGATCGATGGGATCAGGTTAAGAGGGTGCCGAAGGCGGGATTTGAACCCGCACGGGTTTCCCCACCACCCCCTCAAGAACCGGGAGATCACGTTTTCACACCCATTGTGTTTCTCATTTCCAAAATATTTCCAAAGGAAGCAAGTTCAATCCATCTCCAGGTATTCCCTCGGGGCCAGGATCTTCAAATCCCCGGGCAACGCGGGTTCTCGTGCAGGGTCCACCACCAACAGGTCCTTGTCGCCGGTGATCAGGTATTCCGCCCCGATGCTCGCGCACAGGGATAGATAGGCATCATCTTTCGGGTCACGGCAGACCGATACATTGCGTACGGATTCCTCCATGCGACACAGGGATTGGAACCGGTCCCAGAGGGAGAATAGAATCTTCGTCTTTTCCGCCCCCAGTTTCTTGGACAATCGCATGATCGTCTCCCCGATCTCCGCTGCCACGACTGGGGAAAGACAGACATCGCCCCTGGAAAACGCTTTGCTCACGGCATTTAGAGGTGTCCCGCCGAAGGCCGCCGAGATGAGGACATTGGCGTCGACGACGATCTTAGCCATGGACGGCTTTCCGGGCCGCCTGAAGCGCCCGCAGCGCCTCCTCCTTCGAAACGCCCGAACCTTCCAACACCATCCCGATCTCCAGGAGCAGATCCTCGGGGGACCCCTTCTTCACCGGGACGACCCGGGCGATCGGCTTGCCATGCCGGGTAACCACCACCTCTTCCTTCTTCCCGAGCAAGCCGGTCAGATTCTCCTTGAACTCCCTGACCCCGATGAATTTCGTGCCTGCCGCCCTTGGCATAATGTTCCCTCCATTGTGGTCACATTTATGATTTATCATCCCACAACGAACCGGGAGAGACAATGCCGCCGGAGGAGACACGGAAAATTCCGACATGTGGCCGGTTTCATGAACATTCTCGAGTCGATGACGAGGAACAGTCGAGGTCTTCCGGTGGAATACCATCGACGACTATCCATGATCCGGTGTGTCACTTCGCCAGTCGCCGCAGCGCTGACTGAGACCATGCTCAAACTGCAATCTCCAGGAGGATCGTCTCGTAGTTCACCCGCGCCGAGATCTTGTTTTCGGTGTCCTTGAGGTCTACAAGACCAACCTGCGCGAGATATTTCACGTCATCAGAAACGTTCTTTATGTTGCGCCCGGCGCAACGGGCAAGCTCGTGCAGCGATGCGGGCTCCCGCTCGCGAATGAGGCGGAGGAGATCGAACCGTCTAGGAGTTAGGACCTTGCGGAATGCCTCCAGGCTGGTAAAGTAGACCCCCGTCTCCTTCTTCGTTCGCACGCCTCTTTGCGCTGCATCCTCAGTCCGGACGAAATCGTCCATGGCCGTCGATATGCTCTTGATTCCGATCTTCACTTTTTTAACCTTCATGGTGCTTCTCCTTGTACAGCTCGACGTCCGCATGTTGGCATGCTATACCAACATGCGTATGTCGTCAAGTCGCGTCATGGGACAAGGGCAGGATTTGACCGGTTCGTCCGAAGTAACAAGATCCGTCGCTCTCCCTGGCGGCTCCGGCACTGGAGCGTCCATGTTCATCGCGCTCATGCATCCATGTGCCCTTATTTTTACCCAAGTCGGTGTCTACGGAACCAGGGGAACTCCACTTGCCCTTGTAGCCTCGGAGGCCGCAGGTTTCAGAACCTGATACCCCCTGTAAGCGGGGGACTCGACCGGCTCGCGCTCGGGCATCCATGCCCTCGCTCCGCCGGCCGCCGCGGCGCCTGTCGCCGCCATCCATGGCGGCTTTTCCTCCCTATCCGGTCGGCGGCGCCTTGGAGTTCCCGTCCCCCCTTCGGCATGGAGATGAAATGGAAAGGGCCCTCGGAGATTTCCGAAGGCCCTTCTGATTTCATCATGGTGCCGAAGGGGGGACTCGAACCCCCACGGGTTTCCCCACCACCCCCTCAAGATGGCGTGTCTGCCAGTTCCACCACTTCGGCACGCTGCGAGGAATGATCATATTATCCACCCGCTTGGAGAAAATCAAGGCGGAGATTTCCGTGCTTGTGCCAGAATAGTGTTTGATCGAAAAATCCCCAAGAGAGGCGGCGAAGATGGAGGAAAAGCGGGTCGGTCCCGGCGGGCTGTACCGGAACGCGGTCAGTTTCTTCGGAGCGCTCATCGCGGCGGGAAGCGTCCTTCTCATCGTATTCTCCATCGCCCTCGAATACAGCCTGAAGCGCCCCAGCCCGTACCTGGGGATCTTCACCTTCATGATCTTCCCGACGTTCTTCGCCATCGGCGCGCTGATCTTCCTCTGGGGCATGCGGCGGGAAAGCCTGCGGAGGCGTGAGGCGGGGACGGACGAGGCGCTCCCCTACCCGCTCGTCGATCTGAATCTTCCGAGGCACCGCAGGAAGTTCGTCTATGTCGCCGTCGGCGGGACCTTCCTCGCGGTCCTCATGGCATTCGTCACATACAACGCGTTCCTCTACAGCGAGTCGGTCCAGTTCTGCGGCACCCTGTGCCACACCGTGATGAAGCCCGAATACCAGGCGTACCTCGCGTCCCCCCACGCCCGGGTGCGCTGCGTGGACTGCCACATCGGGGAAGGCGCGGAGTGGTTCGTCAAGGCGAAGATCTCGGGACTGCGCCAGGTCTACGCCGTCACCTTCCAAACGTATGAGCGCCCCATCCCCACCCCCATCGCGAACCTGCGACCGGCGCGGGAGACGTGCGAGGAGTGCCACTGGCCCGCCAAGTTCTTCGGGACGCAGCTCATGCAGAACCCGCACTTCCGGTACGACGAGAAGAACAGCGCCGAGCAGATCAGCCTCGGGGTGAAGACCGGCGGCGGGGAGTCGACGCGCGGAGGGGCGGGGATCCACTGGCACATGATCATCAAGAACCGGGTCGTCTACGCGGCCGTCGACCGGAAGAAGCAGGAGATCCCCTACTTCGAGGTCCGCGACGAGCAGGGCAAGGTGACGGAGACGTACACGAGCCTCGACTACAAGGGGACGCCGGAGCAGTTGGCGGCGCTGCCCCGGTCGAACATGGACTGCATGGACTGCCACAACCGGCCGACGCACGTCTTCGTCCCGCCGGACACCGCCGTGGACCGGGCCATGATGTCGAACCTCATCCCGCGGACGCTGCCGTGGGCCAAGAAGGTGGTCGTGGACGCGCTGGTCAAGGAATACCCCTCGAGCGCGAAGGCGCATGAGGGGCTCGCCGCCGAGATCGGCGGCTTCTACAAGCAGAAGTACCCCGCCGTCTTCGGGTCGCGCAAGGCCGATATCGACAACGCCGTGGCCGCGGCGATCGACATCTTCGACCGCAGCGTCTTCCCGGAGATGAACGTGAACTGGCAGACGTACACCTCCAACATCGGCCACCGGAACTGGCCCGGCTGCTTCCGCTGCCACGACGGGCGCCACGTGTCGAACTCGGGGAAGACGCTGAGCATGGACTGCGCGGAGTGTCACACCCTGCCGGTCCGCAGCGCCCTGATGCCGCTGGGCACCGTCTCCATGGAGGGGAAGGTGCCCTGGCACCCCGTCGCGCTGGAAGGAAAGCACGCGACGATCCTGTGCAGCAAGTGCCACTCGGCCGGCTACCGCCCGCCGATCGACTGCGGCGAGTGCCACAAGTTCGACGCCTCCGCCCCCATGATGGGGGACGCCTGCACCACCTGCCATCTGAAGCCCGGGCAGAAGCAGCCGCAGGTCGCGTGCGCGAAATGCCACACGCCGGTGGTCGGGCTGCACAAGAAGAAGGAGCACACGGAGGCGGGGTGCACGGAATGTCACAAGCCGCACGGGTGGACGATCAAGGGGCGGGACACGTGCCTTTCGTGCCACGACGACAAGAAGGAGCACAACGCGCCGGACGCCTGCGCGGAGTGCCACGAATTCCGGAAGGCGGGGAAATAATCAGCCCTCGTCGTCCGGGAGCGCGCCGGGGACGATCCCCTTCCGCCCGAACTTCTCGCGGATCCGGTCCACCGCGCGGTTGAGCCGCTCCATCCGGGCGGGGTCCGGCGGCGGAGGCGGCGCCTTCGGCGCACTGCCCGCGCCCGATCCGCCGAACAGCGGCATCTGCTCCATCCGGCTCCCGGGGACCGGCTCCTTCGCCTCCTCCAGCCTCGACACCGAGACCCCCAGCAGCCGCACGGGCCTGGACCCCGCTTCCGTCTCCGCCAGCAGCTCGACGGCGCACCGGTAGATCGTCCCGCCGTCGCTCGTGGGGTCCGCCAGCGTGATCGCCCGGGTCACCTGGACAAAATCGTGGTACTTCACCTTCAGCGTGACGGTCTTCCCCCGGAGCTCCTTCGCCCGCAACCGCTCCGATACGCGGCCGGAGAGCGCAAGCAGCTCCCGCCGCATCGTCCCCCGGTCGCGCAGGTCGCGGTCGTACGTCTCCTCGTGGCCGACGGATTTCGCCTCGTGCTCCGTCTCTACTGTGCGGTCGTCGCGGCCCCAGGCCAGCTCGAACAGCTGCTCGCCGTGCGCGCCGAAGGCGCGGACGAGCGTCTCCCGGGGGGTGCAGCGCAGGTCCTGGATGGTGCGGATCCCCCGGCGGGCAAGCTCGGCCTCCGTGACCTTCCCCACGCCCCAAACCCTCCCCACCGGCAGCGGGTCGAGGAACTCCTGCTCCCGGCCGGGCGGGATCACGACGAGGCCGTCGGGCTTGCCGATGTCGGAGGCGATCTTCGCGATGAACTTGTTGGAGGCGACGCCCGCGGAGACGATCAGGCCGGTTTCCCGGAGCACCGCCTCCTTGACCTTCCGGGCGACCTCTTCCCCTGAGCCGAACAGCCGCTCGCAGCCGGTCACGTCCAGGAATGCCTCGTCGATGGAGAGCGGCTCGACGAGCGGGGTGAACCTGCGGTAGACCGTGAAGACGCGGTCGGACATCTCCTTGTAGCGATCCATCCGGCCCGGGAGGAAGATCCCGTTGGGGCAAAGCCGCTTCGCGGTGGCCGTCGGCATCGCGGAGCGGACGCCGAATTTCCTCGACTCGTACGATGCCGCGGCGACGACGCCCCGGTTCTCGCTTCCCCCCACGATCACCGGCTTGCCGCGCAGCTCCGGCCTGTCCAGCACTTCCACGGCGGCGTAGAAGGCGTCGAGGTCCAGGTGGAGGATGGTG is from Thermodesulfobacteriota bacterium and encodes:
- a CDS encoding NapC/NirT family cytochrome c; amino-acid sequence: MEEKRVGPGGLYRNAVSFFGALIAAGSVLLIVFSIALEYSLKRPSPYLGIFTFMIFPTFFAIGALIFLWGMRRESLRRREAGTDEALPYPLVDLNLPRHRRKFVYVAVGGTFLAVLMAFVTYNAFLYSESVQFCGTLCHTVMKPEYQAYLASPHARVRCVDCHIGEGAEWFVKAKISGLRQVYAVTFQTYERPIPTPIANLRPARETCEECHWPAKFFGTQLMQNPHFRYDEKNSAEQISLGVKTGGGESTRGGAGIHWHMIIKNRVVYAAVDRKKQEIPYFEVRDEQGKVTETYTSLDYKGTPEQLAALPRSNMDCMDCHNRPTHVFVPPDTAVDRAMMSNLIPRTLPWAKKVVVDALVKEYPSSAKAHEGLAAEIGGFYKQKYPAVFGSRKADIDNAVAAAIDIFDRSVFPEMNVNWQTYTSNIGHRNWPGCFRCHDGRHVSNSGKTLSMDCAECHTLPVRSALMPLGTVSMEGKVPWHPVALEGKHATILCSKCHSAGYRPPIDCGECHKFDASAPMMGDACTTCHLKPGQKQPQVACAKCHTPVVGLHKKKEHTEAGCTECHKPHGWTIKGRDTCLSCHDDKKEHNAPDACAECHEFRKAGK
- a CDS encoding DNA polymerase IV, producing MTRTILHLDLDAFYAAVEVLDRPELRGKPVIVGGSENRGVVAAASYESRKFGVRSAMPTATAKRLCPNGIFLPGRMDRYKEMSDRVFTVYRRFTPLVEPLSIDEAFLDVTGCERLFGSGEEVARKVKEAVLRETGLIVSAGVASNKFIAKIASDIGKPDGLVVIPPGREQEFLDPLPVGRVWGVGKVTEAELARRGIRTIQDLRCTPRETLVRAFGAHGEQLFELAWGRDDRTVETEHEAKSVGHEETYDRDLRDRGTMRRELLALSGRVSERLRAKELRGKTVTLKVKYHDFVQVTRAITLADPTSDGGTIYRCAVELLAETEAGSRPVRLLGVSVSRLEEAKEPVPGSRMEQMPLFGGSGAGSAPKAPPPPPDPARMERLNRAVDRIREKFGRKGIVPGALPDDEG
- a CDS encoding VOC family protein, giving the protein MNKPAKNTICLWYDGDAEEAARFYAETFPDSSVGAVFLAPGDYPSGKKGDVLTVEFTVMGIPCLGLNGGPGVKHNLAFSFQVATADQAETDRYWNAIVGNGGEESDCGWCKDKWGLSWQITPIALIEAISDPDPAAAKRAFDAMMEMKRIDIAAIEAARRG
- a CDS encoding CxxxxCH/CxxCH domain-containing protein, translating into MATALVAGCTGSSTGKSGVNMDHVLPSGASVPGWLTVPSGGTHASAATQDFIATNGSSGCAECHGPDLAGGVSRTSCYGNPAGCHHGPAAGWSGPSVHGAEAKKAPGNSGFASCQICHGSDFSGRLTAPGCASCHGVPAPHPAAPWRGATFSHADTNGANASVCARCHLQGSPNNPHLPPSPAPAGTAPGCFNGTMCHNQAGHPAGWVAAPPAAQPHGDAAKTDGTVPGQGFPGCQACHGNDFAGGASNVSCLVCHGVAAPHAPKPWRSSAGTTYTHTNISEPGNAPVCYTCHAFTGTANPRNPHPPPSPAPAGTAPGCFNGTMCHNQAVPHPVGGLWFAFPPAPQEHGNAAKATPSATTGFAYCQVCHGTGTNFDGGSSGVSCFTTCHFVSAPGPVGVPNPPHPAQWNSFDTYKHSTTDAGNAAVCALCHQSAAGTPGCFNNTLCHGAAGAAHQVPFNNASHYSVTAGTFPGSCSACHDVAAPSSKTGPVCRSCHAAASPLAAAACTSCHASPPDGGAGTYANVAGAHAVHLALNGGGSPVSCDTCHNGLGPSLANLNHYNRAKNRVPPGDVAFPATYNAQSGASSFDNSAALACSNVSCHGGQATPNWQTGALNVNTQCTNCHTDGTTFQFNGPTSNDHNRGPHRAAACTDCHNTATLAVNHFTNLSTTALEGPASATIGGAGTQIISYTPANRSCTPTCHGNENW
- a CDS encoding helix-turn-helix domain-containing protein, whose translation is MKVKKVKIGIKSISTAMDDFVRTEDAAQRGVRTKKETGVYFTSLEAFRKVLTPRRFDLLRLIREREPASLHELARCAGRNIKNVSDDVKYLAQVGLVDLKDTENKISARVNYETILLEIAV
- a CDS encoding putative toxin-antitoxin system toxin component, PIN family is translated as MAKIVVDANVLISAAFGGTPLNAVSKAFSRGDVCLSPVVAAEIGETIMRLSKKLGAEKTKILFSLWDRFQSLCRMEESVRNVSVCRDPKDDAYLSLCASIGAEYLITGDKDLLVVDPAREPALPGDLKILAPREYLEMD
- a CDS encoding PASTA domain-containing protein → MKPARRKRWLIPFLLLSLAAVDPAYCESICGQWRNAGAMVHDLENAGKQLSARRDLLKKKVEEGRSRAAAQPGSEAKIRQMEEDARQKAFDKKRVENELAVDRREAARQDPSRRRAEAEEAKRKLRGDREKLARVEADIQSRLGNDPKLADLRKERDSLQGEHRNLFGNQTPDDTLAFLRTNPHGCNRDLQKTDLCEYAKAIGRREHFSDQTASTPFGIGLDDRNKWPDVRSLVDGEARERARLAELASRLIKRNAEIAEAEKLAAGPALLQERDGLRSSIARAESTSAQSQENLSSDERYFKTLQERIEQEENELAALARELEDLERDLARRKADRASLQAAEAELGRVESDLERINEGLDAARQERDGREKELHSRAALLGALTAQGGDLYNQAVGARKENNAAACERYLKGARDTLADATRRSAEIESCLDPSVLKKLTLGRLQADAVDCRTGSPPAGMVKMPAVRGMDWKKAEELLTSLGFRAIRFSELLAPAKESDKGRAISTSPPAGQAVPPETPVTVFLFNKNFEEPEKAKERVQATLTGGGDWDKEAGKARVSAVTVNAQAPAAPAGGTSPPDGIQTDRAKEVANEAIARGPKAEPVITHEGIAGVMGTVAGIAASRDVRGKTTGYPTSQPGIRDIGQDPLPGVIPSTKTAPGRAAVPAGNAGAGKSADQTMKCAYHKQGNAGDAYYVVETPGSPKGYIIHKVWDPPRGDADRMMCGTQRGAMKKCLQGTYGPSVVVLGPFSGEDLAMQTAKGRCR
- a CDS encoding type II toxin-antitoxin system prevent-host-death family antitoxin, producing the protein MPRAAGTKFIGVREFKENLTGLLGKKEEVVVTRHGKPIARVVPVKKGSPEDLLLEIGMVLEGSGVSKEEALRALQAARKAVHG